A genomic segment from Anticarsia gemmatalis isolate Benzon Research Colony breed Stoneville strain chromosome 14, ilAntGemm2 primary, whole genome shotgun sequence encodes:
- the LOC142978191 gene encoding uncharacterized protein LOC142978191 — translation MPYIMVMGSLSAPHLSKDEGATVYGLKSEERATLVREINSSFSVAIASSQDLERTVRVTQKGITLVVVNRLHALFGYDVVSHAMAMTNANRELISFTMYKKSSPSSQGHSHSHGHTHSGFHKGHPHSSVVTL, via the exons atgcCTTATATCATGGTTATGGGTAGCCTTAGTGCCCCTCATCTTTCTAAAGATGAAGGCGCAACGGTGTATGGACTTAAAAGTGAGGAACGTGCAACTTTAGTTCGG GAAATAAACTCGTCGTTCAGCGTAGCTATTGCATCTTCACAAGACCTGGAACGGACCGTTCGAGTGACACAAAAGGGCATTACATTGGTTGTGGTTAACCGCTTGCACGCATTATTCGGGTACGATGTCGTATCACATGCGATGGCCATGACAAACGCTAACCGCGAACTGATATCATTCACAATGTATAAGAAATCCAGCCCTAGTTCGCAAGGTCACAGCCATAGCCACGGTCATACGCACAGCGGGTTCCATAAGGGTCACCCACACAGCAGCGTGGTCACGCTTTGA
- the LOC142978580 gene encoding ubiquinone biosynthesis protein COQ9-A, mitochondrial-like isoform X2, producing MGENIDIVDYISTLLDSGKYKEAISVPNEEKFANSFKDNCWDLISVVIGKIQDDTIVIKPSMYGACEQLLSVIIQKSSPEEALLEFIEQVELAKNDAQFGLVLPPLQDVLKKFSTKRGRSLEWCLNSISTYIENIPISEHHLEGQERLLMDSDSNVRRVTRVYTLLPPFYRYFINELDGSEASVKTKQIITAFLISLLALKNGQRILSSLATVSTNKTHGIIRCYSQGYVEREPKLATPVPTEHEEHQYEENVKNRILEKALEFVPKSGWSVESLSSGAKAAGYPTITHGLFPNGGADLVHYFNVKCNEHLVDQMKTWPKEDIKESKVPAKFVENAIMARLLMIDPYKSTWPKAMALQTLPNNVPNCLATLLSLVDDICYHSGDRSVDFNWYARRVGLAGIYKASELFYLTDSSPENSSTRSFVASRIRDAQLIQTALNLNPVSAAPQTLTAAFTTAKNILGMNTLK from the exons ATGGGCGAAAATATAGATATAGTGGATTACATTTCCACGTTATTGGATTCTGGAAAATATAAGGAAGCTATAAGTGTACCTAATGAAGAGAAATTTGCAAACAGTTTTAAGGATAATTGCTGGGATTTAATTTCTGTAGTTATTGGAAAAATTCAAGATGATACTATTGTAATTAAGCCATCAATGTATGGTGCATGTGAGCAACTGTTGTCTGTTATCATTCAAAAGTCTTCCCCCGAAGAAGCATTGTTGGAATTTATTGAACAAGTTGAACTTGCAAAAAATGATGCTCAATTTGGTCTTGTTCTACCACCTCTTCAAgatgttttgaaaaagttttcTACTAAAAGAGGAAGATCCTTAGAATGGTGCTTAAACTCTATAAGTACATACATTGAGAATATTCCAATATCAGAACATCACTTGGAAGGACAGGAAAGGCTATTGATGGATTCTGATTCCAATGTCAGAAGAGTAACTAGAGTGTATACCTTACTACCACCATTCTATAGATACTTTATCAATGAGCTGGATGGTTCAGAAGCAAGTGTTAAGACCAAGCAAATTATCACAGCCTTTTTAATAAGTTTACTTG cTTTGAAGAACGGCCAAAGAATACTTAGCTCATTGGCTACTGTTTCTACCAATAAAACACATGGAATAATTAGATGTTATAGCCAAGGTTATGTTGAAAGAGAGCCAAAGCTAGCCACACCTGTTCCCACTGAACATGAGGAGCATCAATAtgaagaaaatgttaaaaatcgCATTTTGGAAAAAGCTTTAGAGTTTGTACCAAAGAGTGGGTGGTCTGTTGAATCTCTCAGTAGTGGAGCCAAAGCAGCAGGCTACCCAACTATAACACATGGTCTGTTCCCAAATGGAGGTGCCGATCTTGTTCattatttcaatgtcaaatgTAATGAACATTTAGTGGACCAAATGAAAACA TGGCCAAAGGAGGATATAAAGGAGTCTAAAGTCCCAGCTAAATTTGTAGAAAATGCGATAATGGCGCGATTGCTAATGATTGACCCATATAA GAGCACCTGGCCAAAAGCAATGGCTCTTCAGACACTTCCTAATAATGTTCCTAACTGCTTGGCCACACTACTGTCACTGGTAGATGATATTTGCTACCATTCTGGGGATAGAAGTGTTGAT ttcAACTGGTATGCTCGCAGAGTGGGTTTGGCTGGAATATATAAAGCATCCGAGTTATTTTACTTGACGGATAGCAGCCCAGAAAACAGTAGTACAAGAAGCTTTGTTGCATCGCGAATTCGAGACGCCCAATTGATCCAAACAGCTTTAAATTTAAACCCCGTGTCTGCCGCTCCACAAACATTAACTGCTGCATTTACGACG gcCAAGAATATTTTGGGAATGAATACACTGAAATAA
- the LOC142978580 gene encoding glomulin-like isoform X1: MGENIDIVDYISTLLDSGKYKEAISVPNEEKFANSFKDNCWDLISVVIGKIQDDTIVIKPSMYGACEQLLSVIIQKSSPEEALLEFIEQVELAKNDAQFGLVLPPLQDVLKKFSTKRGRSLEWCLNSISTYIENIPISEHHLEGQERLLMDSDSNVRRVTRVYTLLPPFYRYFINELDGSEASVKTKQIITAFLISLLGKPLIYIDLDPEGNEKSEARLSCSEIVQDICVLEKNVFKFLDYIEVCHRASVKNKSLKDSEDENSPYENRDKINITTLSGLFYAIFSGHFQIPQHAVPQVYRLDYVLNTVMLCGVHLLSFAEYSPLAKALSLCEAILSRFPPKMSYDFFSPVHIDMCKGLVNVAIYSSYESLRKRSVGIIGTHVNKFDYKGRCTLIKFLIEISNHSGMIGYAITLYKNSINEAFKDPKVDECFTGAQLSNMIKKICLLPHGAESDLVELADQIISALNFLRYLTIKDADNITGIRDNFSFIENNYLEKLRVGLNMSKAHYEVKLKDIEEGKDLPEENVNVSINVGGNVLDKIPKENKKEIICSALNAFHLIEGLMARLSECININKMQGLKMNCD, from the coding sequence ATGGGCGAAAATATAGATATAGTGGATTACATTTCCACGTTATTGGATTCTGGAAAATATAAGGAAGCTATAAGTGTACCTAATGAAGAGAAATTTGCAAACAGTTTTAAGGATAATTGCTGGGATTTAATTTCTGTAGTTATTGGAAAAATTCAAGATGATACTATTGTAATTAAGCCATCAATGTATGGTGCATGTGAGCAACTGTTGTCTGTTATCATTCAAAAGTCTTCCCCCGAAGAAGCATTGTTGGAATTTATTGAACAAGTTGAACTTGCAAAAAATGATGCTCAATTTGGTCTTGTTCTACCACCTCTTCAAgatgttttgaaaaagttttcTACTAAAAGAGGAAGATCCTTAGAATGGTGCTTAAACTCTATAAGTACATACATTGAGAATATTCCAATATCAGAACATCACTTGGAAGGACAGGAAAGGCTATTGATGGATTCTGATTCCAATGTCAGAAGAGTAACTAGAGTGTATACCTTACTACCACCATTCTATAGATACTTTATCAATGAGCTGGATGGTTCAGAAGCAAGTGTTAAGACCAAGCAAATTATCACAGCCTTTTTAATAAGTTTACTTGGTAAACCTTTGATTTACATAGACCTGGATCCAGAAGGCAATGAAAAAAGTGAGGCAAGATTAAGCTGCTCAGAAATTGTCCAAGATATATGTGTGCTTGAAAAGAATGTATTCAAATTTTTGGATTACATAGAAGTTTGCCATAGGGCGAGTGTGAAGAATAAATCATTAAAAGATAGTGAAGATGAAAACTCACCATATGAAAATAGAGACAAGATCAATATAACCACACTTTCTGGACTGTTCTATGCTATATTTTCTGGACATTTTCAAATACCACAACATGCAGTTCCACAAGTTTATAGATTGGATTATGTCCTCAATACTGTAATGTTATGTGGAGTTCATCTGTTAAGCTTTGCTGAGTATAGTCCATTAGCTAAGGCTTTATCCCTTTGCGAGGCTATTTTAAGCAGATTTCCTCCAAAAATGTCATATGACTTTTTCTCACCAGTTCACATTGATATGTGCAAGGGACTTGTGAATGTTGCAATATATTCAAGTTATGAGTCACTGCGTAAAAGGTCTGTGGGAATAATTGGAACTCATGtcaataaatttgattataaGGGAAGATGTACACTTATTAAATTTTTGATTGAAATATCTAATCACTCTGGAATGATAGGATATGCTATTACTTTGTACAAAAACTCCATAAATGAGGCATTTAAGGATCCAAAAGTAGATGAGTGTTTTACTGGAGCTCAACTttcaaatatgataaaaaagatTTGCTTATTACCTCATGGTGCAGAATCAGATTTAGTTGAGTTGGCTGATCAAATAATTTCAGCCCTGAATTTCTTGAGATATTTAACTATCAAGGATGCAGACAACATTACTGGAATAAGAGATAACTTTTcattcattgaaaataattacctTGAAAAGCTAAGAGTTGGATTAAACATGTCTAAAGCTCACTATGAAGTCAAGTTAAAGGATATTGAAGAAGGAAAGGATCTTCCAGaagaaaatgttaatgtatCAATCAATGTGGGTGGAAATGTATTGGACAAAATACCCAAGGAAAACAAGAAGGAAATTATATGTTCAGCATTAAATGCTTTTCATCTTATTGAAGGCCTGATGGCACGTCTTTCGGAATGTATCAACATCAATAAAATGCAAGGCTTAAAAATGAATTGTGATTAA
- the fidipidine gene encoding coiled-coil domain-containing protein 93: MAAKQKNIFTRSKPLMNIYSGVDHEGKEVEVREDAEQLVKWHEISDALVAAGYYRAQLQGLSAFDKIVGGLTWCIELCDIGVDISLLFEENLTIGKKIALTEKIVKVLPSMKCPYTIEPHQIQGLDFINIYPLILWLIKYSSEFREAKEDELRKFAVMQYDKSHIFESDRANYVQKEKLLRNLAMVQNLYKPCRVRKRKGGLPANELEQVNATLSEYDQRMLMHVSTSKSDVKNDDGLDFLYDYEKTLADPSEITTEANRYIKDENHKENNADTKIHYAVLHSELTGEVSKELEESEKQKYSLDVDRLTKSIEALEKDIQDFKDNHEGRMENAKTQYTDILAKLQKITFKLMKSEDHSDKDVKQFYKSLKELARERNELLQIIQRRDNEHGHLEEELRSAKDPDSKVEEQPLTPAELKEFTEREEKLKTFISTMRLELGKLNREVLRYSTAIDEVPGTAELLQYEKRFIELYNQVASKHKETKQYYIFYNTLLEVKLYTSKELSLLNSILDNYDEAMSSVRKREEFMTQFESIVDWVNQTVKKVEEKFKSEKEQKAALYNEYSRLMDVQRQYAAALKKLGEERQRIGTQSNS; this comes from the exons ATGGCAgcaaaacaaaagaatatcTTTACTCGTAGTAAACctttaatgaatatttatagtGGCGTAGATCACGAGGGCAAAGAG gTAGAAGTTCGTGAAGATGCTGAGCAATTAGTCAAATGGCATGAGATATCAGATGCGCTGGTTGCAGCTGGGTACTACAGAGCCCAGCTACAGGGGCTCTCTGCCTTTGATAAGATAGTTGGAGGCCTAACATGGTGTATAGAACTATGTGACATAGGTGTTGATATCAGTCTGTTGTTTGAAGAGAATCTCACCATAGGAAAGAAAAT AGCTTTAACagaaaaaattgtaaaagtGTTGCCATCAATGAAATGTCCGTACACAATAGAGCCCCACCAAATCCAAGGATTGGACTTCATCAACATCTATCCCTTGATTCTGTGGCTTATAAAATACTCCAGTGAGTTCAGAGAAGCCAAAGAAGATGAGTTACGCAAGTTTGCTGTCATGCAGTATGACAAGAGTCACATATTTGAATCTGACAGGGCCAACTATGTGCAGAAAGAGAAACTGTTAAGAAACTTAGCCATGGTTCAG AACTTGTATAAACCATGCAGAGTTCGCAAGAGGAAGGGTGGCCTCCCTGCCAATGAGTTGGAGCAAGTAAATGCAACACTATCTGAGTATGATCAGAGGATGTTAATGCATGTGTCTACAAGCAAATCAGATGTCAAGAATGATGATGGATTGGACTTCTTG TATGATTATGAAAAGACTTTGGCAGATCCCTCTGAGATTACCACTGAA GCTAACAGATATATTAAAGATGAGaatcacaaagaaaataatgcAGATACCAAAATTCACTATGCAGTACTACATTCAGAGCTCACCGGTGAAGTGTCCAAAGAACTAGAGGAGAGTGAGAAGCAGAAATATTCTCTAGACGTGGACAGACTTACTAAGAGCATAGAAGCATTGGAAAAAGACATACAAGATTTCAAGGACAACCATGAAGGCAGAATGGAGAATGCCAAAACACAGTACACTGATATACTTGCAAAACTTCAAAAGATTACATTCAAATTGATGAAATCTGAAGACCATAG TGATAAGGATGTGAAACAATTCTATAAATCATTGAAAGAGTTAGCGCGAGAAAGAAATGAACTGCTGCAAATTATACAGCGACGGGATAATGAACACGGCCATTTGGAGGAGGAACTAAG ATCTGCAAAAGACCCTGATTCTAAAGTAGAAGAGCAACCACTCACACCAGCAGAGTTAAAAGAATTTACAGAGAGAGAAGAGAAATTAAAAACGTTCATTTCAACTATGAGACTGGAGCTCGGCAAGCTGAACCGCGAGGTGTTGCGTTATTCCACTGCTATTGATGAAGTACCCGGCACTGCAGAATTGCTGCAATATGAAAAGAGATTCATAGAACTCTATAATCAAG ttgCATCGAAGCACAAGGAAACGAAACagtattacatattttacaatacgcTGCTAGAAGTAAAACTATATACCTCAAAAGAGTTAAGTCTGCTTAACTCAATATTGGATAATTATGATGA GGCTATGTCATCAGTTAGAAAGCGAGAAGAGTTTATGACGCAATTCGAATCAATTGTGGACTGGGTCAACCAAACTGTTAAAAAAGttgaagaaaaatttaaaagtgAGAAGGAACAGAAAGCTGCTCTCTACAACGAATATTCGAGGCTTATGGATGTTCAGAGGCAATATGCTGCTGCCTTGAAGAAATTAGGAGAGGAACGACAGAGAATAGGAACTCAGAGTAATAGTTGA
- the LOC142978581 gene encoding uncharacterized protein LOC142978581: protein MNKNYERCTHCNRRKWLATGCLRKWLKPMECKHLQRTVDNKRDFNNTDIVNSVFLPDRKPSMNTNKFVKFWKNKFFLTGNVRSLQRYFGNKNNDGEHLCSLSKCTDASTSSDKRSIVASGYESKKEGQLNKQAIKCQHSDGHSVLRGHHQHASLETCAIYCQLSKHGWYWGGITSSEAEELLAGQHDNVFLVRDSCDSRHILCVSFRCVGRTLHARLRHANGLFSLNNETFVPANRISEHCAAVDVKSNLFEMPVKLARPLNRFAKLDSLQMICRFVIRQTVSANVWSKLPLPPNLISYVSTGSDYIVPS, encoded by the exons atgaataaaaactaCGAGAGATGTACTCATTGTAATCGACGCAAGTGGCTGGCTACGGGTTGCCTACGGAAGTGGTTAAAGCCTATGGAATGTAAACATCTACAGCGAACTGTTGATAACAAAAGGGATTTTAACAACACAGATATCGTTAACAGTGTATTTTTACCAGATCGCAAGCCTTCTATGAACACAAATAAATTTGTGAAGTTCTGGAAAAATAAGTTCTTCTTAACTGGTAACGTGAGATCGCTACAGAGATATTTTGGCAACAAAAATAATGATGGAGAACATTTATGTAGCCTAAGCAAATGTACAGATGCATCTACATCTTCAGACAAAAGAAGCATTGTTGCTTCAGGATACGAGTCTAAAAAAGAGggtcaattaaataaacaagcaaTAAAGTGTCAACACTCAGATGGGCATTCTGTACTTCGAGGACATCACCAACATGCTTCTCTTGAAACCTGTGCTATATATTGTCAGCTATCAAA aCATGGATGGTACTGGGGAGGCATTACATCAAGTGAGGCTGAAGAATTACTTGCAGGACAGCATGATAATGTATTCCTAGTACGAGACTCATGTGACTCCCGCCACATACTTTGTGTGTCATTCCGCTGTGTGGGGCGCACACTCCATGCACGCCTTCGACACGCCAATGGACTATTTTCTctaaataatgaaacatttgTGCCAGCAAATAGAATTTCAGAACACTGTGCAGCTGTTGATGTAAAATCAAACCTTTTTGAGATGCCAGTCAAACTAGCAAGGCCACTAAATAG GTTTGCCAAATTGGATTCTTTACAAATGATCTGCAGGTTTGTCATCAGACAAACTGTCTCAGCCAATGTGTGGAGCAAGCTACCACTACCACCAAACTTGATTTCCTATGTGTCTACAGGCAGTGACTACATTGTACCATCATAG